Proteins encoded in a region of the Podospora pseudopauciseta strain CBS 411.78 chromosome 6, whole genome shotgun sequence genome:
- a CDS encoding hypothetical protein (COG:S; EggNog:ENOG503NUHM): MLDMLLITTGLIRRTLPSKTPNRTITFPHQQQLNTYTQHLQPGPYDRMRHTATPFHTDVNNSAHDIDLDSELNYQSLSSSPVSTQSLLSQYSGVGSSPLSTFDSIPTPTLGGLRGDFEGSLFEYSPQSNQATLAESSASLFPNLDLMQTDTWMPNGLTPRSVGRFSHHRESSLSSLGSNGPASPYSHNTTNPQIAVTDSLGEYHGLPSQEDFNYQLAPTKPFPGVTHDNFYANLGTYASAGPTAINYPQVATAPKRRDDRGLLQPSENPIGSNRSQPVSVASSINSDSPATPAGDLEEDRRNKNGENEPNLFDYLSNDPSSPFLDEAVMHTVPKLDRTLTDVYADELYNPDFTLTNTSASQLPVSPTNDLFVQRIQAANNQHLTATVNSPASATPRDRSPFRHGSPHAPLPVHDFSSMGASQARFGSAQQMREQSKALQDARVMQQQLSRAASATTPPTTISPKDAMLEFHESDGDNSFPLFPPQSSTFNVDAITKATSAPSQPAFNGLSLDTTAMFNNYLASGLPNNIQVPQQYPFIARPQPRQESAVPSLSNASLNTSRVSSVDTGLDSVNSPPKRPADVSADGGTYTCTYHGCTMRFETPALLQKHKREGHRQAHGLNGSRQPGGMTSSLMSQAGPHRCDRINPSTGKPCNTVFSRPYDLTRHEDTIHNARKQKVRCNLCTDEKTFSRADALTRHYRVCHPDVEFPGKQRRRAHASG; the protein is encoded by the exons ATGCTCGACATGTTATTAATAACCACGGGACTGATACG CCGGACCCTTCCCTCCAAG ACCCCAAACCGAACAATAACCtttcctcatcaacaacaactcaaCACATACACACAACACCTACAACCCGGCCCATACGACCGCATGCGACACACAGCGACACCATTCCACACCGACGTGAACAATAGCGCACACGACATTGACCTCGACTCGGAACTCAACTACCAGAGCTTGTCGTCATCGCCAGTCTCGACACAGTCGCTGCTCTCGCAGTACTCGGGTGTGGGTTCTTCGCCTTTGTCGACCTTTGATAGCATTCCGACACCGACGCTGGGAGGACTGAGAGGAGATTTCGAGGGCTCTTTGTTCGAATACTCGCCACAAAGCAACCAGGCCACCCTCGCAGAGTCATCTGCCTCGCTTTTCCCAAACCTCGACCTGATGCAAACGGATACGTGGATGCCAAACGGCCTCACCCCAAGGTCGGTCGGTCGATTCTCACATCACAGAGAGTCTTCGCTGTCTTCTCTGGGCTCCAATGGTCCAGCTTCTCCATATTcgcacaacaccaccaatcCTCAGATCGCGGTGACGGATTCTCTGGGTGAATACCACGGCTTGCCATCACAGGAAGACTTCAACTACCAACTTGCACCAACAAAGCCGTTTCCCGGTGTGACACACGACAACTTCTACGCCAACCTCGGGACATATGCCTCGGCCGGTCCAACGGCTATCAACTACCCACAAGTAGCTACGGCTCCGAAGCGGAGGGACGACCGAGGGTTGCTTCAGCCTTCTGAGAACCCGATTGGGTCTAACCGGTCACAGCCCGTATCGGTGGCGAGCTCTATTAATTCTGACTCACCCGCCACCCCAGCAGGTGACCTCGAGGAAGACAGGAGGAACAAGAATGGTGAGAATGAACCAAACCTTTTCGATTACCTCTCAAACGATCCAAGCTCACCATTCCTCGATGAAGCAGTCATGCACACCGTTCCCAAACTCGACCGCACTCTGACGGATGTTTATGCCGATGAACTCTACAACCCAGACTTCACCCTCACAAACACATCAGCATCTCAGCTCCCAGTATCACCAACAAACGACTTGTTTGTACAGCGGATCCAGGCTGCCAACAACCAGCACTTGACAGCAACAGTCAACTCACCGGCCTCAGCGACACCACGGGATCGATCACCATTCCGCCACGGCTCACCGCACGCGCCCTTGCCAGTGCATGATTTCTCATCCATGGGAGCTTCGCAAGCTCGCTTCGGGTCGGCTCAGCAGATGCGTGAGCAGAGCAAGGCGCTTCAGGACGCCCGTGTTATGCAGCAACAACTGTCTCGCGCTGCGAGtgccaccacaccaccaactaCCATCTCACCCAAGGACGCCATGCTCGAGTTCCACGAGTCGGATGGAGACAACAGCTTCCCACTGTTCCCACCACAGTCGAGCACCTTCAACGTGGATGCCATCACCAAGGCCACCAGTGCCCCCAGCCAGCCGGCGTTCAACGGGCTTTCTTTGGATACTACGGCCATGTTCAACAACTACCTGGCCTCTGGCCTTCCCAACAACATTCAGGTGCCGCAGCAATACCCATTCATCGCACGCCCACAGCCACGACAAGAGAGCGCTGTGCCATCGCTGAGCAATGCCTCGCTCAACACATCAAGAGTCAGCTCTGTCGATACCGGTCTGGACTCTGTCAACAGCCCACCAAAGCGACCTGCGGATGTCTCTGCTGACGGAGGCACGTACACCTGCACATACCATGGCTGCACTATGCGCTTCGAAACCCCAGCGCTTCTGCAAAAGCACAAGAGGGAGGGACATCGCCAGGCACATGGCCTCAACGGTAGCAGGCAGCCAGGGGGCATGACGTCCAGTCTCATGTCGCAGGCTGGGCCTCACCGCTGCGATCGTATCAACCCCAGCACTGGAAAGCCCTGCAACACTGTCTTCTCGAGACCCTACGACCTTACCAGGCACGAAGACACGATTCACAACGCACGCAAGCAAAAGGTTCGCTGCAACCTGTGCACTGATGAGAAGACGTTTAGCCGCGCTGATGCCCTTACTCGACATTACCGCGTGTGCCACCCCGATGTTGAGTTTCCCGGCAAGCAACGTCGTCGGGCTCACGCCAGCGGGTGA
- the ARO1 gene encoding 3-dehydroquinate dehydratase (3-dehydroquinase) (COG:E; EggNog:ENOG503NTWM), with the protein MTSSTGSGPTRISILGKDDIIVDHGIWLDFVTHDLLQNIPSSTYVLITDTNLHDTYVPAFQEVFEKAAGQDARLLTYTIPPGEYSKGRETKAEIEDWMLSHQCTRDTVIIALGGGVIGDMIGYVAATFMRGVRFVQVPTTLLAMVDSSIGGKTAIDTPMGKNLVGAFWQPRRIYIDLAFLETLPVREFINGMAEVIKTAAIWNETEFTALEDNAPAILEAIRSKPTGTGARLAPIRDILKRIVLGSAGVKAEVVSADEREGGLRNLLNFGHSIGHAYEAILTPQVLHGECVAIGMVREAELARFLGVLPPGAVARLTKCIASYELPTSLHDKRIVKLTAGKECPVDVLLQKMGVDKKNDGRKKKVVLLSAIGKTYEPKATVVEDRAIRIVLSPSVRVTPGVPKGLNVSVTPPGSKSISNRALVLAAMGEGTTRIKGLLHSDDTHYMLTAIAQLQGATYTWEEAGEVLVVKGRGGKLLASNEPLYLGNAGTASRFLTSVVALCSPTDTTTSTVLTGNARMKVRPIGPLVDALRSNGVAVKYLEKENSLPVQVDAVSGFAGGVIELAATISSQYVSSILMAAPYARQPVVLKLVGGKPISQFYIDMTIAMMASFGVKVERDAEDPNTYHIPQGSYKNPEEYVVESDASSATYPLAVAAITGTTCTIPNIGRTSLQGDARFAVDVLRPMGCTVEQTDTSTTVTGPPVGALKAIPHVDMEPMTDAFLTASVLAAVASGTTQITGIANQRVKECNRIKAMKDELAKFGVHCSELEDGIEVTGKPYKELANPEPIYCYDDHRVAMSFSVLSILAPHKVLILERECTAKTWPGWWDILSQKFNVHLEGEEDPTKKCTAKSSRPSTDRSIFIVGMRGAGKSTAGRWMSDILKRPLIDLDVELEKREKATIPEIIRSERGWEGFRKAELELLEDVIKNNSKGHVFSCGGGLVETEAARKLLISYQKNGGSVLLVHRDTDQVVEYLMRDKTRPAYSENIREVYYRRKPWFEEVSNFQYHSPHHNGSEEAPEDFSRFLSVISGSSTHFEDVLAKKHSFFVSLTVPNVAKALDIIPKVVVGSDAVELRVDLLESLNPEFVATQVALLRSAAKIPIVYTVRTISQGGKFPDDDYKRALELYQIGLRTGVEYLDLEMTMPEDVLQTVTETKGFTHIIASHHDPENKLSWKNGGWIPFYNKALQYGDVIKLVGMAREVSDNFDLTNFKMKMLEAHKKPIIALNMGTAGKLSRVLNGFLTPVSHPALPSKAAPGQLSAAEIRQALSLVGELEPKSFYLFGKPISSSRSPALHNGLFAQTGLPHQYSLFETDVAADVKDIIRSADFGGASVTIPLKLDIIPLLDEVSDAATAIGAVNTVIPISPEGSDKTILRGDNTDWMGMVFSLRQAGIAPRTKTNPGAGMVVGSGGTTRAAVYALHDLGYSPIHIVARSPDRVKAIADSFPEDYNIQTLSTPEEVKAATDALPTVVISSIPADKPIDQSMREVLVASLRHPAKSEKEPRVLLEMAYTPRHTPLMQLAEDAGWKTIPGLEVLAAQGWYQFQLWTGVTPLYADARAAVMGDSE; encoded by the exons ATGACAAGTTCTACCGGGTCGGGTCCCACGCGGATCTCGATTTTGGGCAAAGACGACATCATCGTCGACCATGGCATCTGGCTCGACTTTGTGACTCacgacctcctccaaaacatcccctcatccacctACGTCCTCATCACCGACACAAACCTCCACGACACCTACGTCCCTGCCTTCCAAGAGGTATTTGAGAAGGCTGCTGGTCAAGATGCCCGCCTCCTCACCTACACCATCCCTCCCGGCGAGTACTCCAAGGGCCGCGAGACCAAGGCCGAGATCGAGGACTGGATGCTCTCCCACCAATGTACCCGTGACACCGTTATCATTGCACTTGGTGGTGGCGTTATTGGAGATATGATCGGATACGTGGCAGCCACCTTCATGCGTGGTGTACGCTTCGTGCAGGTCCCTACGACACTGCTCGCCATGGTCGACTCGTCCATCGGCGGCAAGACGGCCATTGACACCCCCATGGGGAAGAACTTGGTTGGTGCCTTCTGGCAACCACGCCGCATCTACATTGATCTTGCCTTCCTCGAGACTCTCCCCGTGCGTGAGTTCATCAATGGCATGGCTGAGGTCATCAAGACTGCTGCCATCTGGAACGAGACCGAGTTCACCGCCCTCGAAGACAATGCCCCTGCCATTCTCGAAGCTATTCGTTCCAAGCCCACGGGGACTGGTGCTCGCTTGGCTCCTATTCGTGACATCTTGAAGCGCATTGTTCTGGGCTCAGCCGGTGTCAAGGCCGAGGTTGTGTCGGCTGATGAAAGAGAGGGTGGGTTGCGCAACCTGCTCAACTTTGGCCACTCCATTGGTCATGCCTATGAAGCTATCCTGACCCCCCAGGTGTTGCATGGCGAGTGCGTCGCCATCGGAATGGTCAGGGAGGCCGAGCTCGCCCGTTTCCTTGGAGTCCTTCCTCCCGGTGCTGTCGCTCGTTTGACAAAGTGCATCGCCAGCTACGAGTTGCCCACCTCTCTTCACGACAAGCGCATCGTCAAGCTGACAGCTGGAAAGGAGTGCCCTGTCGATGTTCTCCTGCAAAAGATGGGTGTCGACAAGAAGAACGACGGCCGCAAAAAGAAGGTCGTGCTCCTGTCGGCCATCGGCAAGACGTACGAGCCCAAGGCTACCGTGGTGGAGGATCGGGCTATTCGCATCGTCCTCTCTCCATCCGTCCGGGTGACTCCCGGCGTGCCAAAGGGTCTCAATGTTAGTGTCACTCCCCCAGGATCCAAGAGTATCTCCAACCGCGCTCTTGTGCTCGCGGCTATGGGCGAGGGAACAACTCGTATCAAGGGTCTGCTCCACTCCGATGACACGCACTACATGTTGACTGCCATTGCTCAGCTCCAAGGTGCCACTTACACGTGGGAAGAGGCAGGTGAGGTCCTTGTCGTCAagggcagaggaggaaagcTGCTGGCCAGCAACGAGCCTTTGTATCTCGGCAATGCGGGCACCGCCTCTCGCTTCCTCACATCTGTTGTGGCCCTCTGCTCGCCcaccgacaccaccacctccactgTCCTCACTGGCAATGCTAGAATGAAGGTCAGACCAATTGGCCCGCTTGTCGATGCCCTTCGGTCCAACGGTGTGGCTGTCAAGTACCTGGAGAAGGAAAATAGCTTGCCAGTTCAGGTGGACGCTGTTAGCGGTTTCGCTGGTGGTGTGATTGAGCTGGCTGCCACCATCTCGTCGCAGTATGTCTCTTCAATCCTGATGGCGGCTCCCTACGCCCGTCAGCCAGTGGTGCTCAAGCTGGTTGGAGGCAAGCCCATCTCTCAGTTCTACATCGACATGACCATTGCCATGATGGCTTCCTTTGGTGTCAAGGTCGAGCGCGATGCTGAGGACCCCAACACCTACCATATCCCCCAGGGTTCTTACAAGAACCCCGAAGAGTACGTCGTGGAAAGCGACGCTAGCTCGGCCACGTACCCCTTGGCTGTGGCTGCCATTACTGGCACGACCTgcaccatccccaacatTGGCCGCACATCGCTCCAGGGAGATGCTCGCTTTGCCGTCGACGTCCTCCGCCCCATGGGCTGCACGGTCGAGCAGACCgacacctccaccactgTCACCGGTCCCCCTGTGGGAGCCCTCAAGGCCATTCCTCACGTAGATATGGAACCTATGACAGATGCCTTCCTGACAGCCTCTgtccttgctgctgttgcttcaGGAACCACACAGATTACTGGCATTGCCAACCAAAGAGTGAAGGAGTGCAACCGCATCAAGGCCATGAAGGACGAGCTGGCAAAGTTCGGCGTGCACTGCTccgagctcgaggatggTATTGAGGTCACCGGCAAGCCTTACAAGGAGCTGGCGAACCCCGAGCCCATCTACTGCTATGACGACCATCGCGTTGCCATGAGCTTCAGTGTTCTCTCCATCCTGGCTCCCCACAAGGTTCTCATCTTGGAGCGTGAGTGCACTGCCAAGACCTGGCCAGGTTGGTGGGACATACTGTCTCAAAAGTTCAACGTCCATCTCGAGGGCGAAGAAGACCCTACGAAAAAGTGCACTGCCAAGTCTTCTCGTCCCAGCACTGACCGGTCCATCTTTATCGTTGGGATGCGTGGTGCTGGCAAGTCTACTGCCGGCCGCTGGATGTCGGATATCTTGAAGAGGCCATTGATCGATCTTGACGTGGAGCTcgaaaagagagaaaaggctACGATCCCAGAAATCATTCGCAGCGAgcgaggatgggaagggtTCAGAAAGGCTGAGCTGGAGCTCCTTGAAGATGTGATCAAGAACAACTCCAAGGGCCACGTCTTCTCTTGTGGCGGTGGTCTCGTTGAGACAGAGGCGGCACGCAAGCTGCTCATTTCCTACCAAAAGAATGGCGGCTCTGTTCTCCTGGTTCACCGGGACACTGACCAGGTTGTGGAGTACTTGATGAGAGATAAGACTCGCCCTGCCTACTCGGAAAACATCCGTGAAGTCTACTACCGTCGCAAGCCATGGTTCGAGGAGGTCAGCAACTTCCAGTACCACAGCCCGCATCATAATGGCTCTGAAGAGGCGCCCGAAGACTTTAGCCGCTTCTTGTCAGTCATCAGCGGCAGCTCTACTCACTTTGAGGATGTCTTGGCCAAGAAGCACAGCTTTTTTGTCTCTCTGACCGTCCCTAATGTGGCAAAGGccctcgacatcatcccTAAGGTGGTTGTCGGGTCCGATGCTGTGGAGCTGCGTGTGGACTTGCTGGAGAGCTTGAATCCAGAGTTTGTGGCAACTCAAGTCGCGCTTCTTCGGTCTGCTGCAAAGATTCCTATCGTCTACACAGTCCGTACAATCAGCCAAGGGGGTAAGTTCCCCGATGATGACTATAAGCGTGCGCTTGAGCTCTACCAGATCGGTCTTCGGACAGGAGTTGAGTATCTCGACTTGGAGATGACCATGCCAGAGGATGTCCTCCAGACTGTGACCGAGACAAAGGGTTTCACCCACATCATCGCGTCTCACCACGACCCCGAGAACAAGCTGTCTTGGAAGAATGGCGGGTGGATTCCTTTCTACAACAAGGCTCTGCAGTACGGAGATGTCATCAAGCTTGTGGGTATGGCCCGCGAGGTTTCTGACAACTTCGACCTGACAAACTTCAAGATGAAGATGCTGGAGGCGCAcaagaagcccatcatcGCTTTGAACATGGGCACCGCGGGCAAGCTTAGTAGGGTGCTCAACGGATTCTTGACCCCGGTCTCTCACCCAGCTCTGCCATCTAAAGCGGCACCTGGACAGCTCTCGGCAGCGGAGATCAGGCAAGCATTGTCTCTCGTTGGCGAGCTTGAGCCAAAGTCTTTCTATCTGTTTGGAAAGCCCATCTCATCCTCGCGCTCTCCTGCGCTGCACAATGGACTGTTTGCCCAGACCGGCCTTCCTCATCAGTACTCACTGTTCGAGACAGACGTCGCTGCTGATGTCAAAGACATCATCCGGTCTGCCGACTTTGGCGGTGCCTCTGTCACCATCCCGCTCAAGCTCGACATCATTCCTTTACTGGACGAGGTATCAGACGCCGCAACCGCCATAGGAGCCGTGAACACCgtcatccccatctccccagAGGGCAGTGACAAGACCATTCTCCGCGGAGATAACACCGACTGGATGGGCATGGTCTTTTCTCTCCGGCAAGCCGGTATTGCCCCTCGCACCAAGACCAACCCGGGCGCCGGCATGGTGGTCGGATCAGGCGGCACTACTCGCGCCGCCGTCTACGCCCTCCACGACCTTGGATACTCGCCCATCCACATTGTCGCCCGCAGCCCGGATCGCGTCAAGGCGATTGCCGACTCCTTCCCTGAGGACTACAACATCCAGACCTTGTCCACGCCTGAGGAGGTCAAAGCGGCGACGGATGCCCTCCCGACGGTGGTTATTAGTAGCATCCCCGCCGACAAGCCCATTGACCAGAGCATGCGCGAGGTGCTGGTTGCTTCGCTGAGGCACCCTGCCAAGTCGGAGAAGGAGCCGCGGGTGCTGCTGGAAATGGCTTACACGCCTCGCCACACCCCACTGATGCAGCTGGCGGAGGATGCGGGGTGGAAGACGATTCCCGGGCTGGAGGTGCTGGCTGCTCAGGGTTGGTATCAG TTCCAACTCTGGACAGGAGTCACCCCCTTGTACGCCGATGCTAGGGCTGCTGTGATGGGGGACTCGGAGTGA
- a CDS encoding hypothetical protein (EggNog:ENOG503NZ0E) has translation MASPTSVLSKTLQSITRSKIRELKSRHKSYEARKSDLLAQVDAAPEEQDRLSLLLDAFRELYPGAHGDVSLHNVERWIAQSRYDASIPVSKLMSFGRELREKLDHQSRRLNMAHLYSRLLTEWMDQPPAVSSPAAADDGLDDSFELVERQRQRLSELVDKFESVVFKPLETSDAEIRKFLDRLFPDEKSLKALEELRKTVAIETTSFMSQASPFNQKSLTTCINGLLTEDILSDEKQAILQDFLGSDVALAEIADVLNTRFSDIKQWQWDAGKDGIRVIPRAGLNGKYRVWADDDILQMIFVQYIGVRLCNIIKPALKIFMWAVRQRDLDTNTVPTAAESERRRYYLSEYPTSHNVEDMRMEDYMETFFLSQLPSTESDMNRYDDDSDGSDDGSVQDRNTSTPKKSNIKQQLLRRLTTELLIHRLRGVTLENRHEASNPVALVQTDLQWYGTGLSHTTIYSLMRYIGFGQDWISFFKKYLEAPLNLDMASDNRPQLGPRTRKRGVPMAHASEKLTGELVLFFMDIAVNRETGILPYRLHDDIWLLGEPTRAAQAWECMQLFAKVFGLEFNRSKTGSVYLPGASNRDTDVSDILPAGPVTIGFLQLDPETGRWTIDQKLVFAHVDQLKKQLGECNSVLSWVQTWNSCIGRFFSHTFGEPAFCFGREHISEVLDTYTKMLARLFPAENGVQGSVVEHLKAILRDRFGVANLPDAFIFLPEQLGGLGLRNPFVSLFLIRDGITKTPDEILDEYLEWEHASYLERKNVFAKEDDKYRYRRLVNILSPEEISETSAVKESEQDVFFSFDEFCRFRERTQTKYRSVYEELQTVPRTKDIHLSADVSRKLKAFLAGVEIDSEKKWFLQLYAEELLRDFGSLTLVDKQFLPVGVLELMRGKKVTWKMVL, from the exons ATGGCCTCTCCGACCTCGGTCCTTTCCAAGACCTTGCAGAGCATCACCCGCAGCAAGATCCGCGAGTTGAAGTCCCGCCACAAGTCCTACGAAGCTCGCAAATCCGACTTGCTTGCCCAGGTCGACGCGGCCCCTGAGGAGCAAGATCGACTGAGCCTTCTCCTGGACGCTTTCCGGGAACTGTACCCAGGGGCTCATGGAGATGTTTCACTTCACAACGTTGAGCGTTGGATCGCTCAGTCCCGTTACGATGCGTCCATTCCCGTTTCCAAGCTGATGAGCTTTGGCCGGGAACTCCGAGAAAAGCTCGATCACCAGAGCAGAAGGTTGAACATGGCTCATCTGTACTCGCGGCTCTTGACAG AATGGATGGATCAACCGCCTGCAGTTTCATCCCCTGCTGCGGCTGATGACGGGCTTGATGATTCCTTTGAACTTGTTGagcgccagcgccagcgGCTGTCTGAACTTGTTGACAAGTTTGAATCGGTCGTTTTTAAGCCTCTGGAGACGAGTGATGCTGAGATCCGCAAATTCCTCGACCGTCTGTTCCCTGATGAGAAGAGTCTGAAAGCCTTGGAAGAGCTTCGCAAAACTGTCGCCATCGAAACTACGTCCTTCATGTCCCAGGCTTCACCATTCAACCAGAAGTCTCTCACTACTTGCATCAACGGTCTCTTGACTGAGGATATTCTCAGCGATGAAAAGCAAGCCATCCTCCAGGACTTTCTGGGGAGTGATGTCGCCCTAGCCGAGATTGCCGACGTTTTGAACACGCGTTTCTCTGATATCAAACAATGGCAGTGGGACGCCGGGAAGGACGGTATCCGCGTCATCCCTCGAGCGGGTTTGAATGGCAAGTATCGAGTGTGGGCCGACGACGATATCCTGCAAATGATTTTCGTCCAGTACATAGGTGTGAGACTctgcaacatcatcaagccaGCCCTGAAGATTTTCATGTGGGCCGTACGCCAGAGGGATCTCGACACCAACACAGTCCCAACCGCAGCTGAGAGCGAGAGGCGCAGATATTACCTCAGTGAGTATCCGACTTCGCATAACGTCGAGGACATGCGCATGGAGGACTACATGGAAACCTTCTTTCTGTCGCAGCTGCCAAGCACCGAATCCGACATGAACCGTTATGACGACGACAGTGACGGGAGCGATGATGGCAGTGTTCAAGATCGCAACACATCTACGCCAAAGAAATCCAACATCAAGCAGCAGCTTTTGCGACGTTTGACAACAGAGCTGCTTATTCATCGACTCCGCGGCGTGACTCTTGAAAACCGCCATGAGGCCAGCAACCCTGTTGCGCTGGTTCAGACAGACTTGCAATGGTATGGAACAGGTCTCTCTCACACCACCATCTATTCCCTGATGCGATATATTGGTTTTGGTCAGGACTGGATCAGCTTTTTCAAGAAATACCTCGAAGCCCCGCTCAACCTTGACATGGCTTCCGACAACCGGCCCCAACTTGGGCCGCGCACTCGAAAGAGGGGTGTCCCCATGGCACACGCATCGGAGAAGTTGACTGGGGAGTTGGTGTTGTTCTTCATGGATATTGCAGTCAACCGCGAGACTGGGATTCTGCCATACCGCTTGCATGACGACATCTGGCTTCTGGGCGAGCCCACCAGAGCGGCCCAAGCCTGGGAGTGCATGCAATTGTTCGCCAAGGTCTTTGGTCTCGAGTTCAACAGGAGCAAAACTGGGTCTGTCTATCTCCCAGGCGCCAGCAACAGGGACACTGATGTTTCTGATATCTTGCCGGCCGGGCCAGTCACTATTGGCTTCTTGCAACTCGACCCAGAGACGGGACGATGGACCATCGACCAGAAGCTCGTATTTGCGCATGTCGACCAGCTGAAGAAGCAGCTTGGCGAGTGCAATAGTGTTCTCTCTTGGGTTCAAACCTGGAACAGCTGCATTGGTCGGTTTTTCAGCCACACATTTGGCGAGCCTGCCTTCTGTTTTGGACGGGAACACATCAGTGAGGTGTTGGACACGTACACCAAGATGCTGGCGAGGCTTTTCCCTGCAGAGAACGGCGTGCAAGGCAGCGTGGTTGAGCACCTCAAGGCGATTCTCCGCGACCGTTTCGGCGTCGCGAATCTGCCTGACGCTTTCATATTTTTGCCTGAGCAACTTGGCGGCTTGGGGTTGAGAAACCCGTTTGTGAGCTTGTTCTTGATCCGCGACGGCATCACGAAGACTCCGGATGAGATTCTCGACGAGTATCTCGAGTGGGAACACGCGTCATACCTGGAGCGAAAGAATGTGTTTGCGAAGGAAGACGACAAGTATCGCTATCGGCGTTTGGTGAATATCCTTTCCCCTGAAGAGATCTCGGAGACATCAGCGGTCAAGGAATCGGAGCAGGATGTTTTCTTCTCGTTTGACGAGTTCTGCCGGTTTCGCGAGAGGACACAAACAAAGTATCGGTCTGTGTACGAGGAGCTTCAGACCGTTCCTCGCACAAAGGATATCCACTTGAGCGCCGACGTGAGCCGCAAGTTGAAGGCATTCCTTGCCGGTGTTGAGATTGACTCGGAGAAGAAGTGGTTCTTGCAGCTCTATGCAGAGGAGTTGCTGCGGGACTTTGGAAGCCTGACTTTGGTCGACAAGCAATTCCTGCCTGTCGGTGTGTTGGAACTGATGAGAGGAAAAAAGGTCACCTGGAAGATGGTGCTGTGA